In the Salarias fasciatus chromosome 13, fSalaFa1.1, whole genome shotgun sequence genome, one interval contains:
- the oga gene encoding protein O-GlcNAcase isoform X1, which translates to MVQKDKTLDTPQVDGESSPSPVSGEACVEAPGPVEESGIVVEQMGLRKFISGVVEGFYGRPWTMEQRKELFRRQQKWGLNTYLYAPKDDYKHRMFWRELYSVEEAEQLMTLIGAAKEHAIEFIYAISPGLDITFSNQKEVSALKRKLDQVTHFGCKSFALLFDDIDHNMCPADKEVFSSFAHAQVSITNEIYQYLGEPETFLFCPTEYCGTFCYPSVSQSPYLHTVGEKLLPGIDVLWTGPKVVSKDISVESIEEVSKILRRAPVIWDNIHANDYDQKRLFLGPYKGRSTELIPRLKGVLTNPNCEFESNFVAIHTLATWYKSNMNGVRKDVVMTDGEDSTVSIQIKLENEGSDEELETDILYSPQLALKLALTEWLGEFGVPHQYNSRQVPQSGAKSTVIDVSSMAAPSLCSSTTVTTVFQQPIMSPAMPPLCLDPLSHPLAKRPQEVEEEEVEVEKKDSDEEPMEMVVEKQDEAEPEAEPEDKLVGPILADKMSEELKPMDTDKESLAESKSPEESIQEDSGSDIAPMQTDDQLKQVPQTLEVFVPGPNEKPLFTAEPITIEDLCLLAELFYLPYEHGPKAMQMLKEFNWLRANSSVVSVNCKRKESEKVAEWQSRAEKFEEMCCSVIQMFTRLSNTANRTILYDLYPYIWDIKSIISMVKSFVQWLDGRILSTSFYCYWIDSGRWCRSQSSAQFLRGDQEPWAFRGGLAGEFQRLLPIDGANDLFYQPPPSMPTSKIYSIRPYFPKDEVAVYKICKEMYCEGMEDAPFSDDDPDLIGDRLVGGLLTLSSDYGFVLEDEDGICGYALGTVDVKPFVKKCKLNWLPFMQEKYHKPDDQKDLTEAEKMMLSFHEEEEGLPDSFLSNFPSLIKVDVHAKVTDPSVAKSMMGCLLSSLKANGSHGAFCKVRQTDKRMLDFYSKLGCFEVAKMEGFPKDVIIMGRSL; encoded by the exons atggttcagAAAGATAAGACGTTAGACACGCCGCAGGTGGACGGGGAGTCGAGCCCCAGCCCAGTCTCCGGAGAGGCTTGTGTGGAGGCCCCCGGCCCGGTGGAAGAATCCGGCATCGTCGTGGAGCAGATGGGCCTCAGGAAATTCATCAGTGGAGTCGTTGAAG gtttctATGGTCGACCCTGGACAATGGAGCAGAGGAAAGAGTTATTTAGAAG GCAGCAGAAATGGGGGCTGAACACATACCTTTATGCTCCCAAGGATGACTACAAACACCGAATGTTCTGGAGAGAGTTGTACTCAGTCGAAGAAGCAG AACAACTCATGACATTAATTGGTGCTGCAAAGGAGCATGCAATAGAGTTCATCTATGCCATTTCTCCTGGACTGGACATCACCTTCTCTAATCAAAAAGAGGTTTCTGCACTTAAGAGGAAACTTGATCAG GTTACTCATTTTGGCTGCAAATCATTTGCCTTACTTTTTGACGACATTGATCACAACATGTGCCCTGCTGACAAGGAGGTCTTCAGCTCATTTGCACACGCTCAGGTTTCCATTACCAACGAAATCTACCAGTATCTGGGAGAACCTGAAACCTTCCTTTTCTGCCCCACAG AGTATTGTGGAACATTTTGTTACCCAAGTGTCTCTCAGTCACCCTACCTCCACACAGTCGGAGAGAAGCTCCTGCCTGGCATTGACGTGCTCTGGACAG GCCCCAAAGTGGTGTCTAAAGACATCTCGGTTGAGTCCATCGAAGAGGTGTCTAAAATCCTTAGGAGAGCTCCTGTAATCTGGGACAATATTCACGCTAATGATTATGATCAGAAGAGGCTTTTTCTGGGTCCATACAAGGGACGCTCCACAGAGCTCATCCCCAGATTGAAGGGAGTCCTCACGAATCCCAACTGCGAGTTTGAGTCAAACTTTGTGGCAATCCACACTTTGGCTACCTGGTACAAGTCAAATATGAACGGGGTACGAAAGGACGTGGTCATGA CCGATGGCGAGGACAGCACCGTGTCCATCCAGATCAAGTTGGAGAATGAAGGCAGTGACGAAGAGCTGGAGACAGACATACTGTACAGTCCACAGCTTGCTCTCAAACTGGCTCTCACCGAGTGGCTCGGAGAATTTGGTGTGCCTCACCAGTACAACA GCCGACAGGTGCCTCAGAGTGGTGCCAAAAGCACAGTCATAGATGTGTCATCCATGGCCGCTCCGTCTCTGTGCTCCTCTACGACAGTCACGACTGTGTTCCAGCAGCCCATCATGTCTCCGGCAATGCCTCCTCTCTGTCTCGATCCTCTGTCACACCCCTTGGCGAAAAGACCTCAAGAAGTAGAGGAG gaggaggtggaggtggagaagaaggATTCCGATGAAGAGCCCATGGAGATGGTGGTTGAGAAGCAGGACGAGGCGGAACCAGAAGCCGAACCAGAGGACAAGCTCGTCGGCCCCATCCTCGCCGACAAGATGTCCGAAGAGCTCAAGCCGATGGACACGGACAAAGAGAGTCTGGCGGAGTCCAAGTCTCCCGAGGAATCCATCCAGGAGGACTCTGGGAGTGATATTGCACCCATGCAGACGGACGATCAGCTCAAACAGGTGCCTCAAACGCTG GAAGTGTTTGTGCCCGGGCCCAACGagaagccactgttcacagccGAGCCCATCACCATCGAGGACCTGTGCTTGTTGGCGGAGCTTTTCTACCTGCCTTACGAACACGGGCCCAAGGCCATGCAGATGTTGAAGGAGTTCAACTGGCTCCGGGCGAACAGCAGCGTCGTCAGCGTCAACTGCAAGAGGAAGGAATCCGAAAAG GTCGCAGAATGGCAGTCAAGGGCCGAGAAGTTTGAAGAAATGTGCTGCTCGGTCATCCAGATGTTCACACGGCTGTCTAACACAGCGAATCGCACCATCCTCTATGACCTCTACCCTTACATCTGGGACATCAAGAGCATCATTTCTATGGTCAAGTCTTTTGTCCAGTGGCTCG ATGGAAGAATCCTCAGTACAAGTTTCTACTGCTATTGGATCGACAGTGGCCGAT GGTGTCGTAGTCAGTCCTCAGCACAATTCCTTAGAGGAGACCAAGAGCCCTGGGCCTTTAGGGGAGGTCTAGCAGGAGAGTTCCAG AGGTTGTTGCCAATAGACGGGGCAAACGATCTTTTCTACCAGCCTCCACCGTCAATGCCAACCTCCAAAATCTATTCCATCAGGCCGTACTTTCCCAAAGATGAG GTTGCAGTTTACAAAATCTGTAAAGAGATGTACTGTGAGGGAATGGAGGACGCCCCGTTCTCTGACGACGACCCGGACCTCATCGGAGACAG GTTAGTCGGCGGTCTCCTGACGCTGAGCTCAGACTACGGCTTCGTGCTGGAGGACGAAGACGGGATCTGCGGCTACGCGCTCGGCACGGTGGACGTCAAACCCTTCGTCAAGAAGTGCAAGCTGAACTGGCTCCCCTTCATGCAGGAGAAGTACCACAAGCCCGACGACCAGAAAGACCTGACGGAGGCTGAG AAGATGATGTTGAGTTTCCACGAAGAAGAGGAGGGTCTGCCCGATTCTTTCCTCTCCAACTTCCCGTCCCTGATCAAGGTCGACGTTCACGCCAAAGTAACCGACCCCAGTGTGGCAAAGAGCATGATGGGATGTTTATTATCCTCTCTGAAGGCTAATG GGTCCCACGGTGCGTTCTGTAAGGTCCGTCAGACTGATAAGCGAATGTTGGACTTCTATAGTAAGCTGGGATGCTTCGAAGTGGCCAAAATGGAGGGCTTCCCCAAAGACGTCATCATAATGGGACGCAGCCTCTGA
- the oga gene encoding protein O-GlcNAcase isoform X3 has protein sequence MVQKDKTLDTPQVDGESSPSPVSGEACVEAPGPVEESGIVVEQMGLRKFISGVVEGFYGRPWTMEQRKELFRRQQKWGLNTYLYAPKDDYKHRMFWRELYSVEEAEQLMTLIGAAKEHAIEFIYAISPGLDITFSNQKEVSALKRKLDQVTHFGCKSFALLFDDIDHNMCPADKEVFSSFAHAQVSITNEIYQYLGEPETFLFCPTEYCGTFCYPSVSQSPYLHTVGEKLLPGIDVLWTGPKVVSKDISVESIEEVSKILRRAPVIWDNIHANDYDQKRLFLGPYKGRSTELIPRLKGVLTNPNCEFESNFVAIHTLATWYKSNMNGVRKDVVMTDGEDSTVSIQIKLENEGSDEELETDILYSPQLALKLALTEWLGEFGVPHQYNSRQVPQSGAKSTVIDVSSMAAPSLCSSTTVTTVFQQPIMSPAMPPLCLDPLSHPLAKRPQEVEEEEVEVEKKDSDEEPMEMVVEKQDEAEPEAEPEDKLVGPILADKMSEELKPMDTDKESLAESKSPEESIQEDSGSDIAPMQTDDQLKQVPQTLEVFVPGPNEKPLFTAEPITIEDLCLLAELFYLPYEHGPKAMQMLKEFNWLRANSSVVSVNCKRKESEKVAEWQSRAEKFEEMCCSVIQMFTRLSNTANRTILYDLYPYIWDIKSIISMVKSFVQWLGCRSQSSAQFLRGDQEPWAFRGGLAGEFQRLLPIDGANDLFYQPPPSMPTSKIYSIRPYFPKDEVAVYKICKEMYCEGMEDAPFSDDDPDLIGDRLVGGLLTLSSDYGFVLEDEDGICGYALGTVDVKPFVKKCKLNWLPFMQEKYHKPDDQKDLTEAEKMMLSFHEEEEGLPDSFLSNFPSLIKVDVHAKVTDPSVAKSMMGCLLSSLKANGSHGAFCKVRQTDKRMLDFYSKLGCFEVAKMEGFPKDVIIMGRSL, from the exons atggttcagAAAGATAAGACGTTAGACACGCCGCAGGTGGACGGGGAGTCGAGCCCCAGCCCAGTCTCCGGAGAGGCTTGTGTGGAGGCCCCCGGCCCGGTGGAAGAATCCGGCATCGTCGTGGAGCAGATGGGCCTCAGGAAATTCATCAGTGGAGTCGTTGAAG gtttctATGGTCGACCCTGGACAATGGAGCAGAGGAAAGAGTTATTTAGAAG GCAGCAGAAATGGGGGCTGAACACATACCTTTATGCTCCCAAGGATGACTACAAACACCGAATGTTCTGGAGAGAGTTGTACTCAGTCGAAGAAGCAG AACAACTCATGACATTAATTGGTGCTGCAAAGGAGCATGCAATAGAGTTCATCTATGCCATTTCTCCTGGACTGGACATCACCTTCTCTAATCAAAAAGAGGTTTCTGCACTTAAGAGGAAACTTGATCAG GTTACTCATTTTGGCTGCAAATCATTTGCCTTACTTTTTGACGACATTGATCACAACATGTGCCCTGCTGACAAGGAGGTCTTCAGCTCATTTGCACACGCTCAGGTTTCCATTACCAACGAAATCTACCAGTATCTGGGAGAACCTGAAACCTTCCTTTTCTGCCCCACAG AGTATTGTGGAACATTTTGTTACCCAAGTGTCTCTCAGTCACCCTACCTCCACACAGTCGGAGAGAAGCTCCTGCCTGGCATTGACGTGCTCTGGACAG GCCCCAAAGTGGTGTCTAAAGACATCTCGGTTGAGTCCATCGAAGAGGTGTCTAAAATCCTTAGGAGAGCTCCTGTAATCTGGGACAATATTCACGCTAATGATTATGATCAGAAGAGGCTTTTTCTGGGTCCATACAAGGGACGCTCCACAGAGCTCATCCCCAGATTGAAGGGAGTCCTCACGAATCCCAACTGCGAGTTTGAGTCAAACTTTGTGGCAATCCACACTTTGGCTACCTGGTACAAGTCAAATATGAACGGGGTACGAAAGGACGTGGTCATGA CCGATGGCGAGGACAGCACCGTGTCCATCCAGATCAAGTTGGAGAATGAAGGCAGTGACGAAGAGCTGGAGACAGACATACTGTACAGTCCACAGCTTGCTCTCAAACTGGCTCTCACCGAGTGGCTCGGAGAATTTGGTGTGCCTCACCAGTACAACA GCCGACAGGTGCCTCAGAGTGGTGCCAAAAGCACAGTCATAGATGTGTCATCCATGGCCGCTCCGTCTCTGTGCTCCTCTACGACAGTCACGACTGTGTTCCAGCAGCCCATCATGTCTCCGGCAATGCCTCCTCTCTGTCTCGATCCTCTGTCACACCCCTTGGCGAAAAGACCTCAAGAAGTAGAGGAG gaggaggtggaggtggagaagaaggATTCCGATGAAGAGCCCATGGAGATGGTGGTTGAGAAGCAGGACGAGGCGGAACCAGAAGCCGAACCAGAGGACAAGCTCGTCGGCCCCATCCTCGCCGACAAGATGTCCGAAGAGCTCAAGCCGATGGACACGGACAAAGAGAGTCTGGCGGAGTCCAAGTCTCCCGAGGAATCCATCCAGGAGGACTCTGGGAGTGATATTGCACCCATGCAGACGGACGATCAGCTCAAACAGGTGCCTCAAACGCTG GAAGTGTTTGTGCCCGGGCCCAACGagaagccactgttcacagccGAGCCCATCACCATCGAGGACCTGTGCTTGTTGGCGGAGCTTTTCTACCTGCCTTACGAACACGGGCCCAAGGCCATGCAGATGTTGAAGGAGTTCAACTGGCTCCGGGCGAACAGCAGCGTCGTCAGCGTCAACTGCAAGAGGAAGGAATCCGAAAAG GTCGCAGAATGGCAGTCAAGGGCCGAGAAGTTTGAAGAAATGTGCTGCTCGGTCATCCAGATGTTCACACGGCTGTCTAACACAGCGAATCGCACCATCCTCTATGACCTCTACCCTTACATCTGGGACATCAAGAGCATCATTTCTATGGTCAAGTCTTTTGTCCAGTGGCTCG GGTGTCGTAGTCAGTCCTCAGCACAATTCCTTAGAGGAGACCAAGAGCCCTGGGCCTTTAGGGGAGGTCTAGCAGGAGAGTTCCAG AGGTTGTTGCCAATAGACGGGGCAAACGATCTTTTCTACCAGCCTCCACCGTCAATGCCAACCTCCAAAATCTATTCCATCAGGCCGTACTTTCCCAAAGATGAG GTTGCAGTTTACAAAATCTGTAAAGAGATGTACTGTGAGGGAATGGAGGACGCCCCGTTCTCTGACGACGACCCGGACCTCATCGGAGACAG GTTAGTCGGCGGTCTCCTGACGCTGAGCTCAGACTACGGCTTCGTGCTGGAGGACGAAGACGGGATCTGCGGCTACGCGCTCGGCACGGTGGACGTCAAACCCTTCGTCAAGAAGTGCAAGCTGAACTGGCTCCCCTTCATGCAGGAGAAGTACCACAAGCCCGACGACCAGAAAGACCTGACGGAGGCTGAG AAGATGATGTTGAGTTTCCACGAAGAAGAGGAGGGTCTGCCCGATTCTTTCCTCTCCAACTTCCCGTCCCTGATCAAGGTCGACGTTCACGCCAAAGTAACCGACCCCAGTGTGGCAAAGAGCATGATGGGATGTTTATTATCCTCTCTGAAGGCTAATG GGTCCCACGGTGCGTTCTGTAAGGTCCGTCAGACTGATAAGCGAATGTTGGACTTCTATAGTAAGCTGGGATGCTTCGAAGTGGCCAAAATGGAGGGCTTCCCCAAAGACGTCATCATAATGGGACGCAGCCTCTGA
- the oga gene encoding protein O-GlcNAcase isoform X2 gives MVQKDKTLDTPQVDGESSPSPVSGEACVEAPGPVEESGIVVEQMGLRKFISGVVEGFYGRPWTMEQRKELFRRQQKWGLNTYLYAPKDDYKHRMFWRELYSVEEAEQLMTLIGAAKEHAIEFIYAISPGLDITFSNQKEVSALKRKLDQVTHFGCKSFALLFDDIDHNMCPADKEVFSSFAHAQVSITNEIYQYLGEPETFLFCPTEYCGTFCYPSVSQSPYLHTVGEKLLPGIDVLWTGPKVVSKDISVESIEEVSKILRRAPVIWDNIHANDYDQKRLFLGPYKGRSTELIPRLKGVLTNPNCEFESNFVAIHTLATWYKSNMNGVRKDVVMTDGEDSTVSIQIKLENEGSDEELETDILYSPQLALKLALTEWLGEFGVPHQYNSRQVPQSGAKSTVIDVSSMAAPSLCSSTTVTTVFQQPIMSPAMPPLCLDPLSHPLAKRPQEVEEVEVEKKDSDEEPMEMVVEKQDEAEPEAEPEDKLVGPILADKMSEELKPMDTDKESLAESKSPEESIQEDSGSDIAPMQTDDQLKQVPQTLEVFVPGPNEKPLFTAEPITIEDLCLLAELFYLPYEHGPKAMQMLKEFNWLRANSSVVSVNCKRKESEKVAEWQSRAEKFEEMCCSVIQMFTRLSNTANRTILYDLYPYIWDIKSIISMVKSFVQWLDGRILSTSFYCYWIDSGRWCRSQSSAQFLRGDQEPWAFRGGLAGEFQRLLPIDGANDLFYQPPPSMPTSKIYSIRPYFPKDEVAVYKICKEMYCEGMEDAPFSDDDPDLIGDRLVGGLLTLSSDYGFVLEDEDGICGYALGTVDVKPFVKKCKLNWLPFMQEKYHKPDDQKDLTEAEKMMLSFHEEEEGLPDSFLSNFPSLIKVDVHAKVTDPSVAKSMMGCLLSSLKANGSHGAFCKVRQTDKRMLDFYSKLGCFEVAKMEGFPKDVIIMGRSL, from the exons atggttcagAAAGATAAGACGTTAGACACGCCGCAGGTGGACGGGGAGTCGAGCCCCAGCCCAGTCTCCGGAGAGGCTTGTGTGGAGGCCCCCGGCCCGGTGGAAGAATCCGGCATCGTCGTGGAGCAGATGGGCCTCAGGAAATTCATCAGTGGAGTCGTTGAAG gtttctATGGTCGACCCTGGACAATGGAGCAGAGGAAAGAGTTATTTAGAAG GCAGCAGAAATGGGGGCTGAACACATACCTTTATGCTCCCAAGGATGACTACAAACACCGAATGTTCTGGAGAGAGTTGTACTCAGTCGAAGAAGCAG AACAACTCATGACATTAATTGGTGCTGCAAAGGAGCATGCAATAGAGTTCATCTATGCCATTTCTCCTGGACTGGACATCACCTTCTCTAATCAAAAAGAGGTTTCTGCACTTAAGAGGAAACTTGATCAG GTTACTCATTTTGGCTGCAAATCATTTGCCTTACTTTTTGACGACATTGATCACAACATGTGCCCTGCTGACAAGGAGGTCTTCAGCTCATTTGCACACGCTCAGGTTTCCATTACCAACGAAATCTACCAGTATCTGGGAGAACCTGAAACCTTCCTTTTCTGCCCCACAG AGTATTGTGGAACATTTTGTTACCCAAGTGTCTCTCAGTCACCCTACCTCCACACAGTCGGAGAGAAGCTCCTGCCTGGCATTGACGTGCTCTGGACAG GCCCCAAAGTGGTGTCTAAAGACATCTCGGTTGAGTCCATCGAAGAGGTGTCTAAAATCCTTAGGAGAGCTCCTGTAATCTGGGACAATATTCACGCTAATGATTATGATCAGAAGAGGCTTTTTCTGGGTCCATACAAGGGACGCTCCACAGAGCTCATCCCCAGATTGAAGGGAGTCCTCACGAATCCCAACTGCGAGTTTGAGTCAAACTTTGTGGCAATCCACACTTTGGCTACCTGGTACAAGTCAAATATGAACGGGGTACGAAAGGACGTGGTCATGA CCGATGGCGAGGACAGCACCGTGTCCATCCAGATCAAGTTGGAGAATGAAGGCAGTGACGAAGAGCTGGAGACAGACATACTGTACAGTCCACAGCTTGCTCTCAAACTGGCTCTCACCGAGTGGCTCGGAGAATTTGGTGTGCCTCACCAGTACAACA GCCGACAGGTGCCTCAGAGTGGTGCCAAAAGCACAGTCATAGATGTGTCATCCATGGCCGCTCCGTCTCTGTGCTCCTCTACGACAGTCACGACTGTGTTCCAGCAGCCCATCATGTCTCCGGCAATGCCTCCTCTCTGTCTCGATCCTCTGTCACACCCCTTGGCGAAAAGACCTCAAGAAGTAGAGGAG gtggaggtggagaagaaggATTCCGATGAAGAGCCCATGGAGATGGTGGTTGAGAAGCAGGACGAGGCGGAACCAGAAGCCGAACCAGAGGACAAGCTCGTCGGCCCCATCCTCGCCGACAAGATGTCCGAAGAGCTCAAGCCGATGGACACGGACAAAGAGAGTCTGGCGGAGTCCAAGTCTCCCGAGGAATCCATCCAGGAGGACTCTGGGAGTGATATTGCACCCATGCAGACGGACGATCAGCTCAAACAGGTGCCTCAAACGCTG GAAGTGTTTGTGCCCGGGCCCAACGagaagccactgttcacagccGAGCCCATCACCATCGAGGACCTGTGCTTGTTGGCGGAGCTTTTCTACCTGCCTTACGAACACGGGCCCAAGGCCATGCAGATGTTGAAGGAGTTCAACTGGCTCCGGGCGAACAGCAGCGTCGTCAGCGTCAACTGCAAGAGGAAGGAATCCGAAAAG GTCGCAGAATGGCAGTCAAGGGCCGAGAAGTTTGAAGAAATGTGCTGCTCGGTCATCCAGATGTTCACACGGCTGTCTAACACAGCGAATCGCACCATCCTCTATGACCTCTACCCTTACATCTGGGACATCAAGAGCATCATTTCTATGGTCAAGTCTTTTGTCCAGTGGCTCG ATGGAAGAATCCTCAGTACAAGTTTCTACTGCTATTGGATCGACAGTGGCCGAT GGTGTCGTAGTCAGTCCTCAGCACAATTCCTTAGAGGAGACCAAGAGCCCTGGGCCTTTAGGGGAGGTCTAGCAGGAGAGTTCCAG AGGTTGTTGCCAATAGACGGGGCAAACGATCTTTTCTACCAGCCTCCACCGTCAATGCCAACCTCCAAAATCTATTCCATCAGGCCGTACTTTCCCAAAGATGAG GTTGCAGTTTACAAAATCTGTAAAGAGATGTACTGTGAGGGAATGGAGGACGCCCCGTTCTCTGACGACGACCCGGACCTCATCGGAGACAG GTTAGTCGGCGGTCTCCTGACGCTGAGCTCAGACTACGGCTTCGTGCTGGAGGACGAAGACGGGATCTGCGGCTACGCGCTCGGCACGGTGGACGTCAAACCCTTCGTCAAGAAGTGCAAGCTGAACTGGCTCCCCTTCATGCAGGAGAAGTACCACAAGCCCGACGACCAGAAAGACCTGACGGAGGCTGAG AAGATGATGTTGAGTTTCCACGAAGAAGAGGAGGGTCTGCCCGATTCTTTCCTCTCCAACTTCCCGTCCCTGATCAAGGTCGACGTTCACGCCAAAGTAACCGACCCCAGTGTGGCAAAGAGCATGATGGGATGTTTATTATCCTCTCTGAAGGCTAATG GGTCCCACGGTGCGTTCTGTAAGGTCCGTCAGACTGATAAGCGAATGTTGGACTTCTATAGTAAGCTGGGATGCTTCGAAGTGGCCAAAATGGAGGGCTTCCCCAAAGACGTCATCATAATGGGACGCAGCCTCTGA